The following proteins come from a genomic window of Microtus ochrogaster isolate Prairie Vole_2 unplaced genomic scaffold, MicOch1.0 UNK1, whole genome shotgun sequence:
- the CUNH2orf42 gene encoding uncharacterized protein C2orf42 homolog yields the protein MELNSQRTKVPAFLSDLGKATLRGIRKCPRCGTYNGTRGLSCKNKTCGTIFRYGARKQPSIEAVKIITGSDLQVYSVRQRDRGPDYRCFVELGVSETTIQTVDGTIITQLSSGRCYVPQCLKAATQGIVENQCQHIKLAVNCQAEATPLTLKSSVLNAIQASPETKQSIWQLATEPTGPLVQRVTKNIMVVKCKASPKHSLGYLHTSFMQKISSRSLSERRFFCSCQTLKSHKASVPKAEAAPRCIHFFACLCAFASDETLAQEFSDFLDSDASGLKDIIVPQLGCHSESSVSACDSAAPKPRKRKKDEVSGAQMNISLMPQDTVTSNARKSAMRKPVVASSLKRQVCGQLLDEAQVTLSFQDWLASVTERIHQTMHYQFDGKPEPLVFHIPQSFFDALQQRISVGSAKKRLPNSTTAFIRKDALPLGTFSKYTWHITNILQVKQILDTPEMPLEITRSFIQNRDGTYELFKCPKVEVESIAETYGRIEKQPVLRPLELKTFLKVGNTSPDQKEPTPFIIEWIPDILPQSKIGELRIKFEYGHHRNGHVADYQDPRPTLDQSLELAPLTTITFP from the exons ATGGAACTAAACTCTCAGAGGACTAAAGTCCCAGCTTTCTTATCCGACTTGGGGAAGGCCACGTTGAGGGGAATCAGGAAGTGTCCCCGTTGTGGTACGTACAATGGAACCCGTGGATTGAGCTGTAAGAACAAGACATGCGGAACCATATTTCGCTATGGTGCCCGGAAGCAGCCTAGTATTGAAGCTGTCAAAATCATCACAGGCTCTGATTTACAGGTGTACTCTGTGCGGCAAAGAGACCGGGGCCCTGACTACCGATGCTTTGTGGAGCTAGGTGTTTCAGAGACGACAATCCAGACAGTGGATGGGACAATCATCACTCAGCTGAGCTCTGGCCGGTGTTATGTCCCGCAATGTTTGAAAGCTGCCACTCAAGGCATCGTGGAAAACCAGTGTCAGCACATCAAGCTAGCAGTAAACTGCCAGGCAGAGGCCACCCCTCTGACGCTGAAGAGTTCAGTCCTGAATGCTATACAGGCCTCCCCAGAAACCAAACAGAGCATCTGGCAGTTGGCCACAGAACCTACGGGTCCCCTGGTTCAGAGAGTCACTAAAAACATCATGGTAGTGAAATGCAAGGCGAGCCCAAAGCACAGCTTGGGCTATTTGCACACGTCCTTCATGCAGAAAATCAGCTCCAGAAGCTTGTCAGAGCGCCGCTTCTTCTGCTCCTGCCAGACTCTGAAGTCACACAAGGCCAGCGTTCCCAAGGCCGAGGCAGCCCCGCGGTGCATCCACTTCTTTGCTTGTCTCTGTGCCTTTGCCAGTGATGAAACGTTGGCTCAGGAATTCTCGGACTTCCTAGACTCTGATGCCAGCG GTCTTAAAGATATAATTGTGCCCCAGTTAGGGTGCCACTCAGAATCGTCCGTCTCAGCTTGTGACTCTGCTGCCCCTAAGCCacggaagaggaagaaggatgaaGTATCTG GTGCACAGATGAACATATCCCTGATGCCACAAGACACAGTAACCAGCAATGCAAGGAAGAGTGCCATGAGAAAGCCTGTGGTTGCTTCTTCACTGAAAAGGCAGG tcTGTGGTCAGCTGTTAGATGAGGCACAAGTGACTTTGTCCTTccaagactggctggccagtgtcACAGAGCGTATCCATCAAACCATGCACTATCAGTTTGATG GTAAGCCAGAACCCCTGGTGTTCCACATTCCTCAGTCCTTTTTTGATGCCTTGCAACAGAGAATATCCGTAGGAAGTGCAAAAAAGCGGCTCCCCAACTCCACCACAG CTTTCATTCGAAAAGATGCCTTGCCACTGGGGACCTTTTCCAAGTACACCTGGCACATCACTAATATTCTGCAAGTTAAACAAATTTTAGACACCCCAGAG ATGCCCCTGGAAATCACTCGGAGCTTTATCCAGAACCGGGATGGTACTTACGAGCTGTTTAAATGCCCCAAAGTGGAGGTGGAGAGCATCGCGGAAACCTATGGGCGGATAGAGAAGCAACCAGTGCTGAGACCTTTGGAGCTGAAAACCTTCCTCAAAGTTG GGAACACTTCCCCTGATCAAAAGGAGCCAACACCCTTTATCATTGAGTGGATCCCAGACATCCTCCCGCAATCCAAGATTGGTGAGCTTCGAATCAAGTTTGAGTATGGTCACCACCGGAATGGACATGTGGCTGACTACCAAGATCCAAGGCCAACCCTGGACCAGTCTTTGGAGCTGGCCCCTCTGACCACTATCACTTTCCCTTGA